One genomic window of Campylobacter curvus includes the following:
- a CDS encoding tetratricopeptide repeat protein, giving the protein MKKITTLFLAVGALALGANENFDKAQELYGSKKFEEAYTLFNKACGEGVKKGCTMNAIMLFNGDGVKKDRIQAEQIFTKACDENEPMACAKLGEMQAFGISQNKVKDEEKTRALFKKACDGGYEPACVLVGK; this is encoded by the coding sequence ATGAAAAAGATCACTACACTGTTTTTGGCGGTAGGTGCGCTTGCGCTCGGAGCGAATGAAAATTTCGACAAAGCGCAGGAGCTTTACGGAAGTAAGAAATTTGAGGAGGCTTACACGCTTTTTAATAAAGCTTGCGGCGAAGGCGTGAAAAAGGGCTGCACGATGAACGCGATAATGCTCTTTAATGGCGACGGCGTGAAAAAAGATAGGATTCAAGCCGAGCAAATTTTCACAAAAGCCTGCGATGAGAACGAGCCGATGGCGTGCGCAAAGCTTGGCGAGATGCAGGCGTTTGGAATTTCGCAAAACAAAGTAAAAGACGAGGAGAAGACTAGGGCGCTTTTCAAAAAGGCGTGTGACGGCGGTTATGAGCCGGCTTGTGTTTTGGTAGGTAAATAG
- a CDS encoding HrcA family transcriptional regulator: MNKTNKRDMILNSIIEAYLSDNIPIGSSELGSRMNISMPASTIRVYFKKLSDEGEITKLHISGGRIPTITAMRRYWSETLDLDDVNISVSDGYNLKMLCDRFELYCMVFGSLDTRLLEILNLNDRFLILNLDSDEIVIRYDARIEKFLQNLLGVGLNKLETICAQVGLSELRSKIRELKRTKIYFQENEILAFKMFGDERFKMMLEPGFAAQMNEGLTFSPLFDEGFMGLKLKMTYLGYPCEMICAGSIYSDYVKFLNKIKEAA; this comes from the coding sequence GTGAATAAGACGAACAAACGCGATATGATCTTAAATTCCATCATCGAAGCGTATCTGAGCGACAATATCCCGATAGGCTCGAGCGAGCTTGGATCGCGTATGAATATCTCGATGCCGGCATCTACAATACGTGTTTATTTCAAAAAGCTCTCCGACGAGGGCGAGATAACGAAGCTTCATATAAGCGGCGGTCGCATACCGACCATAACTGCGATGAGGAGGTATTGGAGCGAGACTTTAGACCTAGATGACGTTAATATCAGCGTAAGTGATGGTTATAATCTAAAGATGCTTTGCGATAGGTTCGAGCTTTATTGTATGGTTTTTGGCAGTTTGGATACGCGCCTGCTTGAAATTTTAAATTTAAACGATAGATTTTTGATCTTAAATTTGGATAGCGACGAGATCGTCATCAGATATGATGCGCGCATCGAGAAGTTTCTACAAAATTTGCTTGGCGTTGGTTTAAACAAGCTTGAGACGATTTGCGCTCAGGTTGGTTTAAGCGAACTTAGAAGCAAGATAAGGGAGCTTAAAAGAACCAAAATTTACTTCCAAGAGAACGAAATTTTGGCCTTTAAAATGTTTGGCGATGAGCGTTTTAAGATGATGCTTGAGCCCGGATTTGCCGCGCAGATGAACGAGGGACTTACGTTTTCTCCGTTATTTGACGAGGGATTTATGGGGCTAAAGCTTAAAATGACTTATCTTGGCTATCCGTGCGAGATGATATGCGCGGGCAGTATTTATAGTGATTATGTGAAATTTTTAAATAAAATAAAGGAGGCAGCGTGA
- a CDS encoding helix-turn-helix domain-containing protein, protein MIETNDIFNLLHNAIESKNIGKKISQAQMAKHLGISMRTYQDWRLGNSKPQAALAVCQLLCELDDDEILFVVKKMKKLLGE, encoded by the coding sequence ATGATAGAAACGAACGACATTTTCAATCTGCTTCATAATGCGATTGAATCCAAAAATATCGGTAAGAAAATTTCACAAGCGCAAATGGCAAAACATCTTGGCATTTCGATGAGGACGTATCAGGACTGGCGTCTTGGCAACTCAAAGCCTCAAGCTGCATTGGCCGTTTGTCAGCTCTTGTGCGAGCTTGACGATGATGAGATATTGTTTGTTGTAAAAAAAATGAAAAAATTACTAGGAGAGTAG
- the dsbD gene encoding protein-disulfide reductase DsbD — protein MVFKILVSFFAFCLACFGEVLDVSKAFDISTAQDSQNLEIKFKFGENIYIYQETFEIKLNGETINSLLNMPKPESVGDHEIILQDFSILVPFKLVGENLKDDKARLEILYQGCAKNGICYRPQSKIYTITKVDDKFSVVAADKQDTNQLSDEENIASELDSSGFLLSLATFFGYGLLLAFTPCVFPMIPILSSIIVSKSGRNLNAKTGFVLSLVYVVASSLAYALAGVAASLLGFGVLGALQNVWVLSVFALFFVLLAFSMFGFYDIKLPSKFENLISKKSQNSSGLIGVFIMGFASALIVSPCVAAPLAGALLYIAQSGDTFYGGTMLFGMGLGMGVPLLVIGASSGKILPKPGAWMDGIKSLFGFLMLIMAVWLMARIFGSFFELVGYGVIGVFMAVYFGAFEAAASGAMKFKKALAILVFVYSIMLIVGGFLGSRDALSPISGLNFTSFDQAQLNFRSVKNLNELKDLIKNADKPVMVDFYADWCASCKEIEKITFKDSAVAGKLGDFTLVRVDVTQSGEQNDAMLREFGLIDPPALLFFKGGEELKPLRTIGFISPEKFLEKISKI, from the coding sequence ATGGTTTTTAAAATTCTCGTCTCATTTTTCGCATTTTGTCTGGCTTGCTTCGGTGAGGTTCTTGATGTCAGTAAGGCATTTGACATCAGCACCGCCCAAGATAGCCAAAATTTAGAGATAAAATTTAAATTCGGCGAAAATATCTACATCTATCAAGAGACCTTTGAGATAAAGCTAAATGGCGAGACGATCAACTCTCTTTTAAATATGCCAAAGCCAGAATCAGTAGGCGATCACGAGATCATATTGCAGGATTTCTCGATCCTTGTGCCGTTTAAGCTAGTTGGTGAAAATTTAAAAGACGATAAAGCCCGGCTTGAAATTTTATATCAAGGCTGCGCTAAAAACGGCATTTGCTACCGTCCGCAAAGTAAAATTTACACTATCACCAAAGTAGATGATAAATTTAGCGTTGTGGCTGCCGACAAGCAGGACACAAATCAGCTTTCAGACGAGGAGAACATCGCCAGCGAGCTTGATAGTAGCGGCTTTTTGCTCTCTTTGGCTACGTTTTTTGGTTACGGGCTTTTGCTGGCTTTCACGCCTTGCGTTTTCCCGATGATACCGATCCTCTCAAGCATCATCGTCTCAAAAAGTGGACGAAATTTAAACGCCAAAACCGGCTTTGTACTGTCGCTGGTTTATGTCGTGGCGTCGAGCCTTGCTTACGCGCTTGCGGGCGTTGCGGCGAGCTTGCTTGGCTTTGGTGTCCTGGGCGCATTACAAAATGTCTGGGTGCTTAGCGTATTTGCGCTGTTTTTTGTCCTGCTTGCGTTTAGTATGTTTGGCTTTTACGACATAAAGCTACCATCGAAATTTGAAAATCTCATAAGCAAGAAATCCCAAAATAGTAGCGGTCTGATCGGCGTTTTCATCATGGGCTTCGCCTCGGCGCTCATAGTATCTCCGTGCGTCGCCGCACCGCTTGCAGGGGCGCTACTTTACATAGCTCAAAGCGGAGATACGTTTTATGGCGGCACCATGCTTTTTGGCATGGGGCTTGGCATGGGAGTCCCGCTGCTTGTCATAGGGGCTAGCTCGGGTAAAATTTTACCAAAGCCGGGCGCTTGGATGGACGGTATAAAGAGCCTTTTTGGCTTTTTGATGCTGATAATGGCCGTTTGGCTCATGGCTAGAATTTTTGGCTCATTTTTCGAGCTGGTAGGATACGGCGTCATAGGCGTGTTCATGGCGGTATATTTTGGAGCTTTCGAGGCGGCCGCGAGCGGGGCTATGAAATTTAAAAAGGCACTTGCTATTTTGGTCTTTGTCTATTCTATCATGCTTATCGTAGGCGGATTTTTGGGCTCGAGAGACGCTCTCTCGCCTATTAGCGGGCTAAATTTTACAAGCTTTGATCAAGCGCAGCTAAATTTTCGCTCGGTCAAAAATTTAAACGAGCTAAAAGATCTCATCAAAAATGCCGACAAGCCCGTGATGGTCGATTTTTATGCTGATTGGTGCGCAAGCTGCAAAGAGATAGAAAAGATCACTTTTAAAGATAGCGCCGTAGCCGGCAAACTTGGCGATTTTACTCTCGTGCGCGTGGATGTCACACAAAGCGGCGAGCAAAACGATGCGATGCTAAGAGAATTTGGCCTTATCGACCCGCCTGCGCTTTTATTTTTTAAAGGCGGCGAGGAGCTTAAGCCTTTACGAACGATCGGCTTTATCTCGCCTGAGAAATTTTTGGAGAAAATTTCAAAAATTTGA
- a CDS encoding dihydroorotase: MKIAIKNATVVNHDKKFKANVLIDGEKIARITSEDIDADTVIDATGKLVVPGLIDMHVHFRDPGYEYKDDIISGSEAAVAGGVTTCLCMANTNPVNDNASITRAMIAKAKACGLIDLLPIAAISKGLGGNEIVEMGDLIEAGAVAFSDDGLPVTSSSVMRAALEYSSMFGSFCISHSEDCSLCRQGVMHEGKVSAILGLKGMAREKEEIAVSRDMLLAKLTKAHIHIAHVSSQYSLKIIEMGRKEGIHITCEATPHHFSFSDDEILKNNYDANFKMSPPLREISDVMAVREALKSGLIDVIATDHAPHHSDEKEVEFDKAPFGIIGLQTLVPLTLKLVNEGVISLERMVELTSTNAAKMLNLKDKGEVAEGMLADIAIIDPEIEYIYDEKINRSKSTNSPLFGKKLKGAAVVTIKSGRIVHKFGE, from the coding sequence ATGAAAATAGCTATAAAAAACGCAACCGTCGTAAATCATGATAAGAAATTTAAAGCAAACGTGCTGATAGACGGCGAAAAGATAGCGCGCATAACGAGCGAGGATATCGATGCCGATACCGTCATAGACGCTACTGGCAAGCTAGTGGTGCCAGGACTCATAGACATGCACGTACATTTTAGAGATCCCGGGTACGAATATAAAGACGATATCATCTCAGGCTCCGAGGCTGCAGTCGCTGGCGGCGTGACGACCTGCCTTTGCATGGCAAACACAAACCCGGTAAACGATAACGCCTCCATAACGCGCGCGATGATAGCAAAAGCCAAAGCCTGCGGGCTCATAGACTTGCTGCCTATAGCTGCGATCAGCAAGGGGCTTGGTGGCAACGAGATAGTCGAGATGGGCGATCTCATAGAGGCCGGTGCCGTCGCTTTTAGCGATGACGGCCTGCCCGTGACTAGCTCTAGCGTGATGAGGGCGGCACTGGAGTATTCGAGCATGTTTGGTAGCTTTTGTATCAGTCACTCGGAGGACTGCTCGCTTTGCAGACAAGGCGTCATGCACGAGGGCAAAGTCTCGGCGATACTGGGCCTTAAAGGCATGGCACGCGAAAAAGAGGAGATCGCCGTGAGCCGCGACATGCTTTTAGCAAAGCTGACTAAAGCGCATATCCATATCGCGCACGTAAGCTCGCAGTATTCGCTAAAGATCATCGAAATGGGCCGAAAAGAGGGCATACACATCACCTGCGAGGCTACGCCGCATCACTTTAGCTTTAGCGATGATGAAATTTTGAAAAACAACTATGACGCAAATTTCAAAATGTCGCCTCCGCTTCGTGAAATAAGCGACGTCATGGCCGTCAGAGAGGCGCTAAAAAGCGGTCTGATCGACGTCATCGCGACCGATCACGCTCCGCATCACAGCGATGAAAAAGAGGTGGAATTTGACAAAGCACCTTTTGGTATCATCGGACTTCAAACGCTCGTACCGCTTACATTAAAGCTCGTGAATGAGGGCGTCATAAGCCTTGAGCGAATGGTCGAGCTCACCTCGACAAACGCCGCAAAAATGCTAAATTTAAAGGATAAAGGCGAAGTGGCCGAGGGGATGCTGGCTGATATCGCTATCATCGATCCGGAGATAGAATACATCTACGATGAAAAGATCAATCGCTCGAAATCTACGAATTCTCCGCTATTTGGCAAAAAGCTGAAGGGAGCTGCCGTAGTTACGATAAAAAGCGGCAGGATCGTGCATAAATTTGGTGAATGA
- the grpE gene encoding nucleotide exchange factor GrpE — MSEEIKEQNVQDAQNENLAPDSVNFDGLSDAAKVAELENKLSELTDKYYRANAEFENIKKRFEKEKADIASYANEKFARDLLPVIDALEIAANFDPDDDEFAKNVKEGVLITINQFKKCFEKHGMSEIDTSGEFDPNVHNAVLRVDSEDHTSGQIVQVMQKGYIINGRVLRPAMVSVAN, encoded by the coding sequence GTGAGCGAAGAGATAAAAGAGCAAAACGTGCAGGATGCTCAAAATGAAAATTTAGCGCCTGATAGCGTAAATTTTGACGGCTTGAGCGATGCAGCGAAAGTTGCGGAGCTTGAAAACAAGCTTAGCGAGCTGACGGATAAATATTATAGAGCAAATGCGGAATTTGAAAACATCAAAAAGCGTTTCGAGAAAGAAAAGGCCGATATCGCAAGCTATGCAAACGAGAAATTTGCACGCGATTTGCTCCCGGTGATCGACGCTTTGGAGATCGCAGCAAATTTCGACCCTGACGACGATGAGTTTGCCAAAAATGTCAAAGAGGGCGTGCTCATCACGATAAATCAGTTCAAAAAATGCTTTGAAAAACATGGCATGAGCGAGATCGACACTAGCGGTGAGTTTGACCCGAATGTCCATAATGCGGTACTTCGCGTCGATAGCGAGGATCATACTAGCGGTCAGATCGTGCAAGTCATGCAAAAAGGATACATCATAAACGGTAGAGTCTTGCGCCCTGCGATGGTGAGCGTTGCAAATTGA
- the dnaK gene encoding molecular chaperone DnaK, whose amino-acid sequence MAKVIGIDLGTTNSCVSVYERGESKVIPNKEGKNTTPSVVAFTDKGEVLVGDVAKRQAVTNPEKTIYSIKRIMGLMSNEKNAQEAKARLPYHVVDRNGACAVEIAGKVYTPQEISAKILMKLKEDAEAYLGEKVVDAVITVPAYFNDSQRKATKEAGTIAGLNVLRIINEPTAAALAYGLDKKEAEKILVYDLGGGTFDVTVLETGDSVVEVLATGGNAFLGGDDFDNLIIDWLVNEFKNETGIDLKKDVMASQRLKEAAENAKKELSSAQETEINLPFITADATGPKHLVKKLTRAKFEGMIESLVAETITKINEVVKEAGLSKSDVKEVVMVGGSTRVPLVQEEVKKAFGKELNKSVNPDEVVAIGAAIQGAVIKGDVKDVLLLDVTPLSLGIETLGGVMTKIIEKGTTIPVKKNQTFSTAEDNQSAVTIHVLQGEREFARDNKSLGQFNLEGIPSAPRGVPQIEVEFDIDANGILTVSAKDKATGKAQNITISGSSGLSEDEINNMVKDAELHKEDDKKRKEAVEARNSADALVHQTEKSMNELGEKVPAEDRSNIEAALNDLKETLKDENASKEQIDAKVQALSAASHKLAEAMYKKDDNASGEQSGGKKKDDDVIDAEVE is encoded by the coding sequence ATGGCAAAAGTAATAGGAATCGACCTAGGAACGACAAACTCTTGCGTGAGCGTCTATGAGCGCGGTGAGAGCAAGGTCATACCGAACAAAGAGGGCAAAAACACGACTCCATCGGTCGTAGCGTTTACTGACAAGGGAGAGGTTTTAGTAGGTGACGTGGCAAAACGTCAAGCGGTCACCAACCCTGAAAAGACGATATATTCGATCAAGCGTATCATGGGACTTATGAGCAATGAGAAAAACGCCCAAGAGGCGAAAGCTCGCTTGCCTTATCACGTCGTCGATAGAAACGGTGCGTGCGCCGTCGAGATCGCCGGTAAGGTCTATACCCCACAAGAAATTTCGGCCAAAATTTTGATGAAATTAAAAGAAGACGCCGAAGCATATCTTGGCGAAAAGGTCGTAGATGCGGTCATCACGGTGCCTGCTTATTTCAACGACAGCCAAAGAAAGGCGACAAAAGAGGCGGGAACTATAGCCGGACTAAACGTGCTTCGTATCATAAATGAGCCGACAGCTGCGGCGCTTGCTTATGGTCTTGATAAAAAAGAGGCCGAGAAAATTTTAGTTTATGACCTAGGCGGCGGAACGTTCGACGTTACCGTGCTTGAGACCGGCGACAGCGTAGTCGAAGTTTTAGCCACGGGCGGTAACGCTTTCCTCGGCGGTGATGACTTTGATAACCTTATCATTGATTGGCTCGTAAATGAGTTTAAAAATGAGACCGGTATCGACCTTAAAAAGGATGTCATGGCTAGCCAACGCCTAAAAGAAGCTGCAGAAAACGCTAAAAAAGAGCTTAGCTCGGCTCAAGAAACCGAGATAAATTTACCGTTCATCACGGCTGACGCTACTGGTCCAAAACACCTCGTCAAAAAGCTCACTCGTGCAAAATTTGAGGGCATGATAGAGTCACTCGTAGCCGAGACTATCACAAAGATCAACGAGGTCGTAAAAGAGGCTGGCCTTAGCAAGAGCGATGTAAAAGAGGTCGTGATGGTCGGTGGCTCTACTCGTGTGCCACTAGTTCAAGAAGAGGTCAAAAAGGCCTTTGGCAAAGAGCTGAACAAGAGCGTGAACCCTGATGAGGTCGTGGCTATCGGTGCTGCCATCCAAGGCGCGGTCATAAAAGGCGACGTAAAAGACGTGCTACTCCTAGACGTTACTCCGCTTAGTCTTGGTATCGAGACACTTGGTGGCGTGATGACAAAGATCATCGAAAAAGGCACTACGATCCCTGTCAAGAAAAATCAAACATTCTCGACTGCAGAGGACAACCAAAGTGCTGTGACTATCCACGTGCTTCAAGGTGAGCGTGAATTTGCAAGGGATAACAAGTCTTTAGGACAATTCAACCTAGAGGGCATCCCGTCAGCCCCACGCGGCGTGCCTCAAATAGAAGTAGAATTTGACATCGACGCAAACGGAATTTTGACCGTCTCGGCAAAAGATAAGGCGACCGGCAAAGCTCAAAACATCACGATATCCGGTTCAAGCGGACTAAGCGAGGACGAGATAAACAACATGGTAAAAGACGCCGAACTTCACAAAGAGGACGACAAAAAGCGCAAAGAGGCGGTCGAGGCCAGAAATTCAGCCGACGCTTTGGTACATCAAACCGAAAAAAGCATGAACGAGCTAGGAGAGAAGGTGCCTGCCGAGGATAGAAGCAACATCGAGGCTGCGCTAAACGATCTAAAAGAGACGCTAAAAGACGAGAACGCAAGCAAGGAGCAAATCGACGCAAAAGTCCAAGCTCTAAGTGCTGCCAGCCACAAACTAGCCGAGGCGATGTATAAAAAAGATGACAACGCCAGCGGCGAGCAATCAGGTGGCAAGAAAAAAGACGACGACGTCATCGACGCTGAAGTCGAGTAA
- a CDS encoding aspartate carbamoyltransferase catalytic subunit, producing MGYKHKDLLGTRGLSKEEILYFLDAAKEFKELNLKDVKKCEYLRGKTTINAFYENSTRTRTSFEIAAKRLGADTINFTASNSSVKKGETLNDTMNNMAAMKTDIIVLRHPSSGAAKFAAARTDASVVNAGDGTNEHPSQALLDLFTLLEYGKSLDKNTTVSIIGDIARSRVARSDIWAMKKFGINVKLFAPKMMIPKDAEVFESEICKNMEEACEGSDVIIMLRIQLERADGDVAFPSSREYSKFFGLNKNRIKLAKPDAIVLHPGPINRGVELNSDVADGTHSVILNQVENGVAVRMAILNTLINNRG from the coding sequence ATGGGCTATAAACATAAGGATCTGCTGGGCACTAGAGGGCTTAGCAAAGAGGAAATTTTGTATTTTTTAGACGCTGCGAAGGAATTTAAAGAGCTAAATTTAAAGGATGTAAAAAAATGCGAGTATCTGCGCGGCAAGACCACGATAAACGCATTTTATGAAAATTCCACTCGCACACGCACTAGCTTTGAGATAGCTGCAAAGAGGCTTGGCGCGGATACGATAAATTTCACCGCTTCAAACTCGAGCGTCAAAAAGGGCGAGACGCTAAACGATACGATGAACAACATGGCTGCGATGAAAACAGATATCATCGTGCTTCGTCATCCAAGCTCTGGTGCAGCTAAATTTGCAGCTGCCAGGACCGATGCTAGCGTCGTAAATGCAGGAGACGGCACGAACGAGCATCCCTCTCAGGCTCTGCTCGATCTTTTTACTCTGCTTGAATACGGCAAAAGCCTCGATAAAAACACGACCGTCTCTATCATCGGCGATATAGCAAGGAGCCGCGTGGCGCGCTCTGATATCTGGGCGATGAAGAAATTTGGCATAAACGTGAAGCTCTTTGCTCCAAAGATGATGATACCAAAAGATGCCGAGGTGTTCGAGTCTGAAATTTGCAAAAATATGGAAGAGGCATGCGAGGGAAGCGACGTCATCATAATGCTAAGGATCCAGCTCGAGCGCGCGGACGGAGACGTGGCATTTCCAAGCTCTAGGGAGTATTCGAAATTTTTCGGGCTGAATAAAAATAGGATAAAATTAGCCAAACCTGACGCCATAGTCTTGCACCCGGGACCGATAAACCGCGGCGTGGAGCTAAATTCCGACGTGGCCGACGGCACTCACTCGGTCATTTTAAATCAAGTAGAAAACGGCGTTGCCGTGCGAATGGCGATCCTAAACACACTAATAAACAATCGAGGCTGA
- a CDS encoding NAD-dependent malic enzyme — protein MQIFDTNRTLFYYLFNEHVVEFMPIVYDPVIAKSIENYSEFFVNPQNAAFISIENSDDIEEILKNAASGREIRLIVATDAEGILGIGDWGTNGVDISVGKLMVYSAAAGIDPKMVLPVVLDVGTNRQSLLDDPLYLGNRFKRVRGDKYYEFIDKFVHADRKVFPRLYLHWEDFGRSNAANILKNTLKAYRLSMTTCKAQASSP, from the coding sequence ATGCAAATTTTTGACACCAACCGCACGCTATTTTACTACCTTTTCAACGAGCATGTGGTCGAATTTATGCCGATAGTTTATGATCCGGTGATCGCCAAGAGTATAGAAAATTACAGCGAATTTTTCGTCAATCCTCAAAATGCGGCTTTCATCTCGATAGAAAACAGTGACGATATAGAGGAAATTTTGAAAAATGCGGCTAGCGGCAGGGAGATCCGCCTCATCGTAGCGACCGATGCGGAGGGCATTTTAGGCATAGGAGACTGGGGCACGAACGGCGTTGATATATCGGTGGGCAAGCTAATGGTTTATAGCGCGGCCGCTGGGATAGATCCCAAGATGGTACTACCTGTCGTGCTTGATGTGGGAACGAACAGACAAAGCCTTCTGGACGATCCGCTTTATCTAGGCAATCGCTTTAAGCGTGTAAGAGGCGATAAATACTACGAATTTATCGATAAATTCGTGCATGCGGACAGAAAGGTCTTTCCTAGATTGTATCTTCACTGGGAGGATTTTGGTCGCTCAAATGCCGCCAATATACTTAAAAATACACTAAAAGCATACCGACTTTCAATGACGACATGCAAGGCACAGGCATCATCACCTTAG
- a CDS encoding DHH family phosphoesterase — protein sequence MKFYHLSHTDLDGYGAQVITNFYFKGVKFLNSNYGREIDEKFAAIVSELDGEEALILITDLNLTMAQCEEFESMLKGKNAKIFLLDHHQSGAECASAFEWYLLDSSRCATKITHDFFASMFGEERELKIFSDVVNAVDIWLKDDKNFEMGKVCLGLIANAKEINKVMFEEQNSLYMFHLLREAAKFFNDKNDYIGLDMQIHAIKKAFFMTDKDDTLSNLISSYVVGLLGANKEKFRIDYKDKKGVLTYNIGNTSVIGNDFLVANPEFDFFIDITNKKTMSFRANGNVDVSAMAKHLVGGGGHVSASGGLFTNFKDGFSYEAIKAQVVELINKKTQEEI from the coding sequence ATGAAATTTTATCACCTCTCACACACTGATCTCGATGGATACGGCGCGCAGGTAATCACGAATTTTTATTTTAAGGGCGTGAAATTTTTAAATTCTAATTACGGGCGCGAGATCGATGAGAAATTTGCCGCCATCGTGAGTGAGCTTGACGGCGAAGAGGCGCTTATCTTGATAACGGATCTAAATTTAACGATGGCTCAGTGCGAGGAGTTTGAGTCCATGCTAAAGGGCAAAAACGCCAAAATTTTCCTTTTGGATCATCATCAAAGCGGCGCTGAATGCGCGAGTGCGTTCGAGTGGTATCTGCTGGATAGCTCAAGGTGCGCGACAAAGATAACGCACGACTTTTTCGCGTCGATGTTTGGTGAGGAGCGGGAGCTTAAAATTTTTAGCGATGTCGTAAATGCAGTCGATATCTGGCTAAAAGACGATAAAAATTTTGAGATGGGCAAGGTCTGCCTCGGGCTCATCGCAAATGCAAAAGAGATAAACAAGGTGATGTTCGAGGAGCAAAACAGCCTTTATATGTTTCATCTTTTGCGCGAGGCGGCGAAATTTTTTAATGATAAAAACGACTACATCGGGCTTGATATGCAGATCCACGCGATAAAAAAAGCCTTTTTTATGACGGATAAAGACGATACGCTGAGCAATCTCATCTCAAGCTATGTCGTGGGGCTACTTGGCGCAAATAAAGAAAAATTTAGGATCGATTATAAAGATAAAAAGGGCGTGCTTACCTATAATATAGGAAATACCTCGGTCATCGGAAACGATTTTTTGGTCGCAAATCCAGAATTTGACTTTTTCATCGACATCACGAATAAAAAAACGATGAGCTTTCGAGCTAACGGTAACGTAGATGTGAGCGCGATGGCAAAGCATCTAGTGGGCGGCGGCGGACACGTCAGTGCAAGCGGAGGGCTGTTTACAAATTTTAAGGACGGATTTAGCTATGAAGCGATAAAAGCACAGGTGGTAGAGCTGATAAACAAAAAAACGCAGGAGGAGATATGA
- the ppk2 gene encoding polyphosphate kinase 2 — MPKEKKHVKGAKLGYEQELRLLQIELLKFQNYVKEKGLRVLMLMEGRDAAGKGGTIKRLTEHLNPRGCRIVALTKPSDVEKTQWYFQRYVTHLPSAGEIVIFDRSWYNRAGVEPVMGFCTQEEHKEFLREVPKFEEMVINSGIIFFKFYLSISKEEQKRRFKERMTDPLKQFKISPVDQKAQELWDQYSIAKYSMLLASHNAISPWVIVASDNKKEARLNVFKFILSNVEYPKKIVERLHYDKNVVRGGNEEIKRIEEGLNKDRIKSIE; from the coding sequence ATGCCAAAAGAGAAAAAACACGTAAAAGGTGCTAAACTGGGCTACGAGCAAGAGCTAAGGCTGCTTCAGATCGAGCTTTTAAAATTTCAAAACTACGTCAAAGAAAAGGGCTTAAGAGTGCTGATGCTGATGGAGGGGCGCGACGCGGCGGGCAAAGGCGGCACGATAAAACGCCTAACCGAGCATCTAAACCCACGCGGATGTCGGATAGTCGCGCTGACAAAACCTAGCGACGTCGAAAAGACGCAGTGGTATTTCCAGCGATACGTCACGCACCTACCAAGCGCTGGCGAGATCGTGATCTTTGATAGAAGCTGGTATAACCGCGCCGGAGTCGAGCCTGTGATGGGTTTTTGCACTCAAGAGGAGCATAAGGAATTTTTGCGAGAAGTGCCGAAATTTGAAGAAATGGTCATAAACTCGGGCATAATTTTCTTTAAATTTTACCTCTCTATCAGCAAAGAAGAGCAAAAAAGGCGCTTTAAAGAGCGCATGACCGACCCGCTCAAGCAGTTTAAGATCTCTCCGGTAGATCAAAAGGCTCAAGAGCTGTGGGATCAATACTCCATCGCCAAATACTCGATGCTGCTAGCCTCTCATAACGCCATCTCACCGTGGGTCATCGTGGCTTCTGACAACAAAAAAGAGGCGAGGCTCAATGTGTTTAAATTTATACTAAGCAACGTGGAGTATCCAAAAAAGATAGTCGAACGTCTGCACTATGACAAGAACGTCGTCAGAGGCGGCAACGAAGAGATAAAACGTATCGAAGAGGGGCTGAATAAAGACAGGATAAAAAGTATCGAATAG